Proteins from one Halogeometricum sp. S1BR25-6 genomic window:
- a CDS encoding saccharopine dehydrogenase family protein, translated as MTENLLLYGAYGYAGSLIVETAVERGFEPILAGRRAEPLETQATELGLDHRTFSLTHPNVVENQVADADAVLNCAGPFSSTARPLLNACLETGTDYLDIAGRYDVLEETAQRDEEAADAGITLLPAVGFDVVPTNCLTSYLAERVEDPTHLRVAIDGLGTFSPGTVKAILEQAGEPGTVREDGRLRSVPLAWKSREFTFEGETKSAVTVPWGEVSTAYHATGIPNVETYATVPEYAQTAMKRARGFAPVFGWDPLQSALQAAVDAVVEGPTAAERAQSINRIAAEVEGADGDTASAGLRTPDTYDLTAQTAVDAAGRVLDGDVDAGFHTPSAAFGADYVLEFSGVERDDTEELA; from the coding sequence GTGACCGAGAACCTCCTGCTCTACGGTGCGTACGGCTACGCCGGGTCGCTGATCGTGGAGACCGCCGTCGAACGGGGCTTCGAGCCGATACTGGCCGGTCGCCGAGCGGAACCGCTCGAAACGCAGGCGACCGAGTTGGGACTCGACCACCGAACGTTCAGTCTCACGCATCCGAACGTCGTCGAGAACCAGGTCGCCGACGCCGACGCAGTCCTGAACTGCGCCGGTCCGTTCTCCTCGACCGCCCGACCGCTCCTCAACGCCTGCTTGGAAACGGGGACGGACTACCTCGATATCGCTGGTCGGTACGACGTTCTCGAGGAGACCGCTCAGCGTGACGAGGAGGCGGCCGACGCCGGCATCACGCTTCTGCCGGCCGTCGGCTTCGACGTCGTGCCGACGAACTGTCTGACGAGCTATCTCGCCGAACGGGTCGAGGACCCGACCCACCTCCGCGTGGCGATCGACGGCCTCGGCACCTTCTCGCCCGGAACGGTGAAAGCCATCCTCGAACAGGCCGGTGAACCCGGAACGGTCCGCGAGGACGGGCGGCTTCGGAGCGTCCCGCTCGCGTGGAAAAGCCGCGAGTTCACGTTCGAGGGCGAAACCAAGTCGGCCGTGACCGTCCCCTGGGGGGAAGTCTCGACGGCCTACCACGCGACGGGTATCCCGAACGTCGAGACGTACGCGACGGTCCCCGAGTACGCGCAGACGGCGATGAAGCGGGCTCGCGGATTCGCGCCGGTTTTCGGCTGGGACCCGCTCCAGTCGGCCCTGCAAGCGGCGGTCGACGCCGTGGTCGAGGGCCCGACCGCGGCCGAACGCGCACAGAGCATCAATCGCATCGCCGCCGAAGTCGAGGGGGCGGACGGCGACACCGCGTCGGCCGGCCTCCGGACGCCCGACACGTACGACCTCACCGCACAGACCGCCGTCGACGCCGCGGGACGCGTGCTCGACGGTGACGTCGACGCCGGATTCCACACGCCGAGTGCGGCGTTCGGCGCGGACTACGTGCTCGAGTTCTCCGGCGTCGAGCGAGACGACACCGAAGAACTCGCGTAA
- a CDS encoding mannonate dehydratase: MVEPALILPPTPDDRWHLATQLGVEKAVIHPLEIGDGRTQWTYDDLLGLDNWLAEVGLEFAVLEGSVPISDRVRLGQPGRDEDIETFKRFLRACGSVGIPVVCYDWMVGVRWARTRAHVPARGGSYVTAYDADDTAEHPPTSGYEGVDRAQLWEALEHFLAEVVPVAEEAGVKLGLHPDDPPRSELRGIPRIVTSVDAYDRVLESYDSPLNGITFCQGNFAAMGADIPAAIERFADRIHFVHFRDVEGDADQFVETWHDAGPTDMLAAMRAYVEHVDEDVPMRPDHVPTMVGEDNSNPGYHTKGRLFAIGYMRGLLEAARDGER; the protein is encoded by the coding sequence ATGGTCGAACCAGCACTTATCCTGCCGCCGACCCCGGACGACCGATGGCATCTCGCGACTCAACTGGGCGTCGAGAAAGCCGTCATCCACCCGCTCGAAATCGGCGACGGACGGACTCAGTGGACGTACGACGACCTCTTGGGCTTGGACAACTGGCTCGCGGAGGTCGGATTGGAGTTCGCAGTTCTCGAAGGGTCCGTCCCCATCTCGGACCGCGTGCGCCTCGGTCAACCGGGACGCGACGAAGACATCGAGACGTTCAAACGGTTCCTGCGGGCGTGTGGGTCCGTCGGTATCCCCGTGGTGTGTTACGACTGGATGGTCGGCGTCCGATGGGCGCGAACGCGCGCGCACGTGCCGGCGAGAGGCGGGTCGTACGTGACGGCGTACGACGCCGACGACACGGCGGAGCACCCCCCGACATCAGGGTACGAGGGGGTCGACCGAGCGCAACTCTGGGAGGCGCTCGAACACTTCCTCGCGGAAGTCGTTCCGGTCGCCGAGGAGGCCGGCGTCAAACTCGGGCTCCATCCGGACGACCCGCCGCGTTCGGAACTCAGAGGGATTCCGCGCATCGTCACCTCCGTCGACGCCTACGACCGCGTCCTCGAAAGCTACGACAGCCCGTTGAACGGAATCACGTTCTGTCAGGGCAACTTTGCGGCGATGGGCGCGGACATCCCGGCGGCGATCGAACGGTTCGCCGACCGCATCCACTTCGTGCACTTCCGCGACGTCGAGGGGGACGCGGACCAGTTCGTCGAGACGTGGCACGACGCCGGACCGACGGACATGCTCGCTGCGATGCGCGCCTACGTCGAGCACGTCGACGAGGACGTTCCGATGCGACCGGACCACGTCCCGACGATGGTCGGCGAAGACAACTCGAATCCGGGGTATCACACGAAGGGACGACTGTTCGCCATCGGCTACATGCGGGGGCTGCTCGAAGCCGCGCGCGACGGCGAGCGCTGA
- a CDS encoding mannonate dehydratase, with protein sequence MSQTADSPFDELPLRIGLGQFREPTDDRLRFIKQLGVDDVLLNMYRYSPDYPHLPNEDRPLLATPEEWTVEALVELRERIERAGLRLNAIENVPIAFYDHVMLGGDRRDEQLDDLRRIVRNIGEAGIPMFGYHWMPSGVWRNAEVAVRGGARASGFDLDAVDDDLTHGREYAEAELWENYERFLRAVLPVAEEVGVKLCLHPNDPPVDSLGGVPQLFRNFENFRRAMDLVPSDTHGLEFCLGCWSEMGEDLESAIRYFGSRGKLYYVHFRDVEGTVPRFNETFVDQGNYDSARILELLDDVGFRGMVIPDHVPHVEGDSNWDHRGRAHAVGYLQGLLAMHRAHADT encoded by the coding sequence ATGAGTCAGACAGCCGATTCGCCGTTCGACGAACTACCCCTTCGGATCGGACTCGGGCAGTTCAGAGAGCCGACCGACGACCGCCTCCGGTTCATCAAACAACTCGGCGTCGACGACGTATTACTCAACATGTATCGGTACTCGCCCGACTACCCGCACCTTCCCAACGAGGACCGGCCGCTCCTCGCCACCCCCGAGGAGTGGACCGTGGAGGCGCTCGTCGAACTCCGAGAGCGGATCGAGCGAGCGGGGCTCCGACTGAACGCCATCGAGAACGTCCCTATCGCGTTCTACGACCACGTCATGCTGGGCGGCGACCGGCGCGACGAACAACTCGACGACCTCCGACGGATCGTGCGGAACATCGGCGAGGCGGGGATTCCGATGTTCGGCTACCACTGGATGCCGAGCGGGGTGTGGCGAAACGCCGAGGTGGCGGTCAGAGGCGGCGCCCGGGCGTCGGGGTTCGACCTCGACGCGGTCGACGACGACCTCACTCACGGACGGGAGTACGCCGAAGCGGAACTCTGGGAGAACTACGAGCGGTTCCTGCGTGCGGTCCTGCCGGTCGCCGAGGAAGTCGGAGTGAAACTGTGTCTGCACCCGAACGACCCGCCCGTGGACTCGCTCGGCGGCGTCCCGCAACTCTTCCGAAACTTCGAAAACTTCCGGCGCGCGATGGACCTCGTGCCGAGCGACACCCACGGACTGGAGTTCTGTCTCGGCTGTTGGTCGGAGATGGGCGAGGACCTCGAATCCGCGATTCGTTACTTCGGGTCCCGAGGGAAGTTGTACTACGTCCACTTCCGAGACGTTGAGGGGACCGTTCCCCGATTCAACGAGACGTTCGTGGATCAGGGGAACTACGACTCCGCTCGGATTCTCGAACTGCTCGACGACGTCGGGTTCCGCGGCATGGTCATCCCCGACCACGTCCCGCACGTGGAAGGCGACTCCAACTGGGACCACCGGGGTCGCGCGCACGCCGTCGGCTACCTGCAGGGACTACTCGCCATGCACCGCGCCCACGCTGACACCTAG
- a CDS encoding IclR family transcriptional regulator, which yields MTQKAKNGVKSVEIAFSILDALMELDGAGSTELAAHFGMPKSTIHNYLSTLLQEELVVKEESKYHVGIRFLEYGAYARQRSNIFEIATPEVDKLADSTGELANLMVEEYGRGSYLHRARGANAVRVESHVGTRVPLHSTALGKTILANLDESRVEEILDTHGLEPVTANTITDRETLYEELETIRERGLAFDDGERIRGLRCVAAPILSNNDRILGAVSVSGPSNRVQGEYLEEELAQKLLETVNVIELNVTYA from the coding sequence ATGACACAGAAAGCCAAGAACGGGGTGAAGTCGGTGGAGATCGCGTTCAGTATCCTCGATGCGCTGATGGAACTGGACGGAGCCGGAAGCACCGAGCTCGCGGCGCACTTCGGCATGCCGAAGAGCACGATTCACAACTACCTCAGCACGCTGCTGCAAGAAGAACTCGTCGTGAAAGAGGAGTCGAAGTACCACGTCGGGATTCGGTTTTTAGAGTACGGAGCCTACGCTCGCCAGCGGTCGAACATCTTCGAGATCGCGACCCCCGAGGTGGACAAGCTGGCCGATTCGACCGGTGAACTCGCGAACCTCATGGTCGAAGAGTACGGCCGCGGGTCGTATCTCCACCGGGCCCGGGGGGCGAACGCGGTCCGCGTCGAGTCGCACGTCGGAACGCGCGTGCCGCTTCACAGCACCGCCCTCGGAAAGACGATTTTGGCGAACTTAGACGAGTCGAGAGTCGAAGAGATTCTCGATACTCACGGGCTCGAACCCGTGACCGCGAACACCATCACCGACCGGGAGACGCTGTACGAAGAACTCGAAACGATCAGGGAACGGGGGCTGGCGTTCGACGACGGCGAGCGCATCCGCGGACTCCGATGCGTCGCAGCGCCGATTCTCAGCAACAACGACCGCATCCTCGGTGCGGTGAGCGTCTCCGGTCCGTCGAACCGCGTTCAGGGCGAGTACCTGGAGGAAGAACTCGCCCAGAAGCTTCTCGAGACGGTCAACGTCATCGAATTGAACGTCACCTACGCGTGA
- a CDS encoding fumarylacetoacetate hydrolase family protein: MRYYQLAEQGHVQRFVVETDEGVFDLTSAHPGITEFSELAQAASVSGASMAELTRRQIDSADTVPSRALVEDRLLPLVPDEIWAAGVTYEISEEARKSESSMAEVYIDVYDADRPEIFFKATPSRTVGPDEAVGIRGDSDWNVPEPELAVVLYRGEIVGYTVGNDVSSRSIEGRNPLYLPQAKIYDRCCSIGPCVVAAESIENPHDLRMSMEIARSGETVFSESTSTAEMVRTDEELVHYFTAHNAVPELAVLMTGTSLVPPQEFTLAEGDVVSIDIEDIGTLVNPVVDV, translated from the coding sequence ATGCGGTACTATCAGCTAGCGGAGCAGGGACACGTCCAGCGATTCGTGGTCGAGACCGACGAGGGAGTGTTCGATTTGACGTCCGCACACCCCGGTATCACGGAGTTCAGTGAACTCGCGCAGGCCGCGTCCGTATCCGGTGCGTCGATGGCCGAACTCACTCGTCGCCAGATCGACTCGGCCGACACTGTCCCGAGCAGAGCGCTCGTGGAGGACCGACTGCTCCCCCTCGTCCCGGACGAGATCTGGGCTGCGGGGGTGACGTACGAGATCAGCGAAGAGGCGCGGAAATCGGAGAGTTCGATGGCGGAGGTCTACATCGACGTCTACGACGCCGACCGCCCCGAGATCTTCTTCAAGGCGACCCCCAGTCGGACCGTCGGTCCCGACGAGGCCGTCGGAATCAGGGGCGACTCGGATTGGAACGTCCCCGAACCGGAACTCGCCGTGGTTCTGTATCGAGGAGAAATCGTCGGCTACACCGTCGGCAACGACGTTTCGAGCAGGTCGATCGAGGGACGCAATCCCTTGTATCTTCCACAGGCGAAAATCTACGATCGCTGTTGCTCGATCGGCCCGTGCGTGGTGGCCGCCGAATCGATCGAGAACCCGCACGACCTTCGGATGTCGATGGAGATCGCGCGAAGCGGCGAGACGGTCTTCTCGGAGTCGACCTCGACGGCCGAGATGGTCCGGACGGACGAAGAACTCGTCCACTACTTCACCGCCCACAACGCGGTACCGGAACTCGCGGTACTGATGACCGGTACGTCGCTGGTTCCCCCGCAGGAGTTCACGCTGGCCGAAGGCGACGTCGTCTCTATCGACATCGAGGACATCGGCACGCTCGTGAACCCGGTCGTGGATGTTTAG
- a CDS encoding PPC domain-containing DNA-binding protein: MFVLLQPGDLALESITEACEKHDVDSGVVVSGIGTFRNLNFHYVPTTDFPAEKAKRNTFLNLDGAWEIGTIDGAIADGKPHLHLVAYNGEETVAGHIEDGCEVHILSELVIRKIDGLELTRKPNEKNVSTLQRR; this comes from the coding sequence GTGTTCGTACTACTCCAGCCGGGCGATTTAGCCCTCGAATCGATCACCGAGGCGTGTGAGAAACACGACGTCGACTCCGGCGTCGTGGTCTCGGGTATCGGGACGTTCCGGAACCTCAACTTCCACTACGTCCCCACGACCGACTTCCCGGCGGAGAAGGCAAAGCGAAATACGTTCTTGAACTTGGACGGCGCGTGGGAGATCGGGACCATCGACGGCGCCATCGCGGACGGGAAGCCGCATCTTCACCTCGTCGCCTACAACGGCGAGGAGACCGTGGCCGGTCACATTGAGGACGGCTGTGAGGTGCACATCCTGAGCGAACTCGTCATCCGGAAGATCGACGGGCTCGAACTGACCCGAAAACCGAACGAAAAGAACGTGAGCACGCTCCAGCGGCGGTAG